The region CACGTCAGAAAAACGCGAAACGATATGCTCAAATGCTGACTCAGGCTGGTCTGACCGATTCGCTGGTCATGCCCTCCAGCGATGCCACCGGCCGCCACGTTTACAATCAGTACTGTGTGCGAGTGAAAGATGGCCGCCGCGATGAAATTCTGAAAGAGCTTCGCGGTCGTCAGGTCGGCTGCATGGTCTATTACCCGAAACCACTGCACCTCCAGACCTGCTTTGCCCCACTCGGATATCAGGCTGGTCAGTTCCCGGAAGCGGAAAAGGCCTGCCAGGATATTCTCGCACTCCCGATTTATCCCGAACTTCCCGCTGCCCACCAGGATCGTGTGGTTTCGGCTCTCGTCGAAGTTTGTCACGGTGTGAGCGAATCTCAGGTCATTCGCAAAGCTGCCTAGTATTCGCTGGATGACGACAATTTTCGAGAGAGGTGCCCGTTGTACCAACTGGCACCTCTCTCGCTTTTTGTATCGCATCCCGGTGGCCACAACGCGAACAATCCATCGATCGGTCGTGTCCACTCACAACTTGCCTAGGGCGATTGGGCTCTGTGCACACGGCCTCATCAGCGGGTAACTGTCGCGAATCGTTTGCATTCCGCACCTCTGTTGTCGATAGTTGCAGGAAAATTGAAGGTCTTCGAAAGAAAAATTTGAAATGTCAGACACTCCTGAGCATCTGCTGGCCGCCCGTCTTGAAAAGCTTGAGCGAATGGAAGCCCTGGGGCATGATCCCTGGGGGCAGCGTTTCGATGGACACATGCACATTGATGCCGCCCGGGCCAAGGCACCGGAAGAAAAGGGAATCGATGGCGAAGTGGTGCGTGTGGCCGGTCGCGTCATGCGCTGGAGTGATTCGGGCAAGCTGCGGTTTGGGACAATTCAGGATTACACCGGTCGTATTCAGGTGATGATCTCGAAGAAGGACATTGCCGAAGACCAGTGGGAACTGATGGAATGCTTCCAGACGGGCGACCTGCTGGGGGTGGATGGAACGTTACGCCGCACCAATACGGGCGAAATTTCTGTTTTTGCCACGAAGCTGCATGTGTTAGGTAAGAGTCTTTCACAGCCGCCGGAAAAGTGGCATGGCCTGCAGGATATCGAGACACTCCTTCGCCAGCGTTATCTCGACCTGATCTATAACGATGGTGTTCTCGCCCGTATGTTGCGGCGATTGAAGATCATCGATTCGATCCGTCAAACGCTGCGAGGGGAAGAGTTTTTCGAAGTTGAAACGCCTGTTCTGCATGCGATTGCCGGGGGGGCTGCAGCACGGCCATTTATTACGCATCATAATGCGCTCGACATACCGCTTTATCTGCGGATTGCCCTCGAGTTGCATCTCAAGCGACTGATGGTGGGCGGGATTGAGCGGGTTTATGAAATTGGCCGCGTCTTCCGTAATGAAGGTGTTGACGCCACGCATAACCCGGAATTCACCATGATCGAGCTGTATCAGGCTTATGCCGATTACAACATCATGATGGAACTGGCTGAGAAGATTATTTCCGAAGCCTGCAAGGCTGCCAATGATGGCAAGACGGTTGTCGAGTGGGGAGACAAGACGCTCGACTTCACACCACCATTCCAGCGGGCCAAGTATGGTGATCTGTTCCTGAAGCATGCTGGCTGCGACATGCACGATGCGGCGGCAGTGGCTGAAGTTGCCCGCAAGCTGCACATTCCTACCGAGGGGCGGCATCATGATGTGATTGTTAACGATGTCTTTGAAGCGACCGTGGAAGATCATCTCGAAGGCCCGGTGTTTGTGATTGATTACCCATCGAGTATGTGCCCGCTGACTAAGCGAAAGAACGGCCAGCCCGAGATTGCCGAACGATTTGAACTCTTTATTCATGGTCTCGAACTGGCCAATGCCTATACCGAATTGAACGATCCCAGGTTGCAGGAAGATCTGTTCAAGACACAGCTGGCAGGTCTGGCAGAAGAAGACTCGATGGCGAAGATGGATCATGACTTCGTGCGTGCTCTCAAGGTTGGTATGCCTTGTGCGGGTGGTATGGGGATCGGTATTGACCGGCTCGTCATGCTCCTGACCAACACTAAGACCATTCGTGATGTGATCTTCTTCCCGCTGCTGAAGCCCGAAGTCGAGTAGTCTTTTTTCGAGTGGTGCCCGGTCAATCAACCCTGATCTGCGACGGGATAATGTGCTGTCGCCCATTCAGTTTTTGTAAGACCCTCGTATCGCTGCTATGATGTCGAGTAGGGTCAGGATTCGTGAGTGGCAGAGATCCACTTGAAGAATCTGACCATGACTGATTTCGAGCAGCGACGCGGTTTGAGCACAATATGGTCTTGCCTGACTGGCTGAAAGAACTGGGCATCTGGTACTTCCTGGGGGAATCACCGGCTGCACAGCCCGGCAAAGCCAACAGCGCCGAGATGAGCCTCGTTTATCAAGACCCCTGGAGTTGGATTTTTGGATCGAGTCAGACAACGCTGTTTGGCTGGCTGGCGCTAGTGGTTGTGGGGGGCTTCTTTTGCCTGCGTTTCTGGAGTCGGTTGGCACCACTTTCGACAGCCAAAAAGAGCTTTCTCGTGGGCGTACGGGTGGCCTCGCTGCTGTTGATCATCGGGCTGCTGTGCCTGCCGGCCCTGGAAATTCGTGAAGTCGGGCTCCCACTGTTACCTGTGCTGATTGATACCTCCGGCAGCATGTCGATTGCCGATGTTCCGGTGAACGAAAAGACTTCTGCGGATCGTGCTGACGTTGAAAAGCATTCCCGACTGGCTGCGATTCGCGAGGCACTGACGCGTGATGATTCACAATGGCTGCGGCGACTTCAGAAGCGATTTGATCTCAGGCTGTATCAATTCTCTCATGAAGCAACACCCATCGAATGGCCACCCACTCCCTCACAGGGATTCACTCTTGAAGCCACCGGGCTGACTTCCCGGATTGGCCCCAGTGTGCAGCAGGTGATGGACGAACTGCGAGGGAGCCCGCTCGCGGGTGTCGTGGTGCTGACCGATGGTGTCCCCAATCCGTCGT is a window of Planctopirus limnophila DSM 3776 DNA encoding:
- the lysS gene encoding lysine--tRNA ligase produces the protein MSDTPEHLLAARLEKLERMEALGHDPWGQRFDGHMHIDAARAKAPEEKGIDGEVVRVAGRVMRWSDSGKLRFGTIQDYTGRIQVMISKKDIAEDQWELMECFQTGDLLGVDGTLRRTNTGEISVFATKLHVLGKSLSQPPEKWHGLQDIETLLRQRYLDLIYNDGVLARMLRRLKIIDSIRQTLRGEEFFEVETPVLHAIAGGAAARPFITHHNALDIPLYLRIALELHLKRLMVGGIERVYEIGRVFRNEGVDATHNPEFTMIELYQAYADYNIMMELAEKIISEACKAANDGKTVVEWGDKTLDFTPPFQRAKYGDLFLKHAGCDMHDAAAVAEVARKLHIPTEGRHHDVIVNDVFEATVEDHLEGPVFVIDYPSSMCPLTKRKNGQPEIAERFELFIHGLELANAYTELNDPRLQEDLFKTQLAGLAEEDSMAKMDHDFVRALKVGMPCAGGMGIGIDRLVMLLTNTKTIRDVIFFPLLKPEVE